One genomic window of Sodaliphilus pleomorphus includes the following:
- a CDS encoding tetratricopeptide repeat protein — translation MKYAIVLLAAAVVLTARAQQPAAVDEYAGLTDEQIVHRGLNYASAKNYAEAYRCFSRAAQHGYDVAQFNLGQCYRLGHGVKPDTLKAVDYYKMAAMQGQEEAQYNLAECYMQGYGVQRDSIEAEKWYRKAAELGVTEAAFKLGLFYASTGNYGQALKYYRQAADKDHPEATYNLGMLYFNGQGAGRDLRTAFVLLKRAATLGVVDAQYNLALCYGKGLGTPVNRDMALHWLREAARGGDASARQALKTMGLQ, via the coding sequence ATGAAATATGCAATCGTGTTGCTCGCGGCCGCCGTCGTGCTCACGGCACGGGCGCAGCAGCCTGCCGCCGTCGATGAGTATGCCGGCCTCACCGACGAGCAAATCGTGCACCGTGGCTTGAACTATGCCAGCGCCAAGAACTATGCCGAGGCCTACCGTTGCTTCAGCCGGGCGGCACAGCACGGCTACGACGTGGCGCAGTTCAACCTGGGGCAGTGCTACCGGCTGGGCCACGGCGTGAAGCCCGACACCCTCAAGGCCGTCGACTACTACAAGATGGCCGCCATGCAGGGCCAGGAGGAGGCCCAGTACAACCTGGCCGAGTGCTACATGCAAGGCTACGGCGTGCAGCGCGACAGCATCGAGGCCGAGAAGTGGTACCGCAAGGCTGCCGAGCTGGGCGTGACCGAGGCGGCCTTCAAGCTGGGACTCTTCTATGCCAGCACGGGCAACTACGGCCAGGCGCTCAAGTACTACCGGCAGGCGGCCGACAAGGATCACCCCGAAGCTACCTACAACTTGGGCATGCTCTACTTCAACGGCCAGGGCGCGGGACGCGACCTGCGCACGGCCTTCGTGCTGCTCAAGAGGGCGGCCACCCTGGGCGTGGTGGATGCGCAGTATAACCTGGCCCTGTGCTATGGCAAGGGCCTGGGCACACCCGTAAACCGCGACATGGCCTTGCACTGGCTGCGCGAGGCTGCCCGCGGCGGCGACGCCAGCGCCCGCCAGGCCCTCAAGACCATGGGCTTGCAATAG